Part of the Candidatus Delongbacteria bacterium genome, AGGATACGGCCGCCGAGGTCTGGCGCCAGATCGAGAGTTTCGCCGGCTATGCTTTCTGCAAGGCACACAGTGCCAGTTTTGCCGTGCTTTCCTGCCGGGTGGCCTGGCTCAAGGCCTGGCACCCGGCCCGCTTCATGGCCGCCGTGCTCAGCAATGGTGGAGGATTCTACTCGGCGGCTGCCTACGTGCAGGAAGCCCGCCGTCTGGGGCTGCGCCTGCTGGGGCCCTGCGTGAATCACAGTCTGCGCGAGTACCGGGGCCGTGATCAGGAGCTGCGCGTGGGACTGCTGGCCTTGAAGGGACTGAGCGCGAGCACCCTCCACCGGCTGCTGGATGCCCGGCGCGAGGGCGGTCCCTTCCGCAGCTTCCGCGACCTGCGGCGCCGCAGCGGAGCCAGCGCGGACGAGCTGGAAGCGCTCGTGCAGTGCGGTGCCTGTGATGTCTTTGGGGCCACCCGCCCCCAGCTGCTCTGGGGCGTGCGTCTGGCGGAGCACGACACAAACCGGCGGCGCCAGCACAGTCTGTTCGACGAGGTCGAGGAAGTGGCCCCGGCGGGCATCGAGGACTACGGCTGGCTCGAGCGCTGGCTGCACGAGCGGGAGACTCTGGGCTTCGGCCTGCACTTTCACCCATTGGAACTGTATGACTTCGGCAGTCTCCCCGAGCAGTGTGTGCGCGCCGCGGACCTGGCGGCGCGGCTGGTGGACGGGCACGGTGAGCGGATCCGCATGCTGGGCTGGAAGTTCACCGACAAGACCATCCGCACCCGGCGTGACCGGCGTTGGATGAAGTTTCTCTCTCTCGAGGATACCACGGGCACCTGGGAAGCCGTACTCTTCCCCGATGTCTACGACCGCCATGTGCTGCTCAGCCGCGAGCGGGGTCCCTTTCTGCTCGAAGGCACCGTGGAGCGGGAAGCGGAGGTGCCCATGCTGCGCGTGACCCACATGGAACGTGCGGGCCGGCTGGACCCTTTGCGCGCGCGCGAGGTGGCCGCGGGAAGAGCGCTGGAGCGGTTTCAGTTGCCCGCCGGGACCCCGCAGCAGGCATGAGGCCAGCGGAGGACGCTGGCCTTGCAGCACGCGTTGTGCCAGCAGAGGGTGCTGGCCTTGCAGCAGGCGTTGTGCCAGCGGAGGGTGCTGGCCTTGCAGCAGGCGTCGTGCCAGCGGAGGATGCTGGCCTTGCAGCAGGCGTCGTGCCAGCGGAGGGTGCTGGCCTTGCAGCAGGCGTCGTGCCAGCGGAGGATGCTGGCCTTGCAGCAGGCGTGATGCCAGCGGAGGTTGCTGGCATTGCAGCAGGCGTTGTGCCAGCGGAGGATGCTGGCCTGGCAGCAGGCATGATGCCAGCGGAGGTTGCTGGCCTTGCAGCAGGCGTTGTGCCAGCGGAGGTTGCTGGCCTTGCAGCAGGCGCGTGTGCCAGCGGAGGTTGCTGGCCTTGCAGCAGGCGTGATGATGCCAGCGGAGGGTGCTGGCCTTGCAGCAGGCGTCGTGCCAGCGGAGGATGCTGGCCTTGCAGCAGGCGTCGTGCCAGCGGTGGATGCTGGCCTTGCAGCAGGCGTCGTGCCAGCGGAGGATGCTGGCCTTGCAGCAGGCGTCGTGCCAGCGGAGGATGCTGGCCTTGCAGCAGGCGTTGTGCCAGCGGAGGATGCTGGCCTTGCAGCAGGCGATGGTGCCAGCGGAGGTTGCTGGCCTTGCAGCAGGCGTGGCGCCAGCGGAGGTTGCTGGCCTTGCAGCAGGCGTCAAACCAGCATCCAGGGAAAGAAAAAACCCCGGTGCGGGGAAGCATCGGGGCGCGGATGGAAGGTCCATCCAGGGGAGCCAAATGGGATTGGGAAATGGGATCAATGCAAGGTTCAGGAAAGAGGGGGCCCGTCAAGACAACCGCATGGGTTCCGGCATCGGTCGTCCCTGGCCGGGCCCCCGTTCCAGTAACCTGAACTCGGGAAGAAGAATTGCAATGGTCGTGCCAACTCTTCGATCAGTGTCGCAACACAAATGAAATCAAATAGTTGGGAGTGTTTTTGGAGAATGTCGTGGTGAGGTGAGTACGGAACCGTGTAAGAATCGGGATAGAGAAGGTCCGTCGAGCGGGTCGCATGAAGCAAGGGTTAATTTTTTCAGACAGACCGGGGCCGCTGGCGGGCAGGACAATCAATGGCCCGTGGTACATTGGGGCCGACTCATCACTCTCCGGCTTCACACACGTACTCCAGCAGGCAGATCCACATTCGATCCGGGGAGCCATGAAACCCGATGCCCGTTGACCGGTCAATGGGCAGTCGAGTTCGTCCCGATGGCGCGTTCAGCCGCGCCTCATGTACCATCCGTCCTTCCCCAGACCAGGAGTCCATCTGATGTACAAGTCTTCCGTGCGGCGCAGCCTGGCCGCCCTGCTGCTGCCCCTCGTGCTGCTTTCGGCCACCGTGTCCTGCACCGTGGACGCTCATATGGACAAGGGTGGCAAGACTGAATCCGACAGCACGGCCGTCGACAGCACACTGGCCCGCCTCGTTCCCGTGGAAATCTCCATGGTCGACCGTGGCCCCATCAGCGATTACATCCACCTGGATGGTACCGTGACCACCGAAGACATCGTCGAGGTCTATTCGCTGGTCAGCGGCCACGTGGCCCAGTTGCGCGTGGAAGCCGGCGACCGGGTGCGCGCGGGCGACACTCTGATGGTGCTCGAGGATGCGGAAATCCTGCTGGAAGCCCAGCGCGCGGCCAACGACCTGAACAAGGCGGAGCAGGATTTTGCTCGGCTGGAAGACCTCTCGCGCCAGAAACTGGTCAGTTCCCAGGAACTGGACGAGGCGCGCTACCGCCTTGAGAGTGCGCGCCTGGGACGCGACACCGCCGAACTGGCGGTGACACGCACGCGCGTGCAGGCTCCGATCAGCGGCATCGTGGCCGAGCGCCATGTGGGCGTGGGTGCCTGGATCCAGGGGTCGACACCCCTCTTCAAACTGCTGGACGATCGCGAGCTGATTGCCGTGCTCAACCTGCCGGAGAAAGAACTGGACCGCATCGCCGTGCGCCAGGAGGTCCAGGTGATCCTGCAGTCCAGCGACAACGAGGTCAAGGGCTGGATCAAGCGGATCTCCCCGGTGGTCGATCCGGCCAGCGGAACGGTGGAAGTGACGGTGGCCATTCCCGATGCCAATCACCGTTTGCGCAGCGGCATGTTCGCCAGCTTCGCGATCGTCACGGGCACCCGCGAGCAGGCGGTACTGATTCCCAAGCGCTCCATCGTCTACGACCGCAACCGCCTGATCGTGTATGTCATTGAAGAGGGCAAGGCCCGCCGACGTCTTCTGGAGAAGGGATTCGAGGATGAGGACCGCATCGAGGTGCTGGCGGGTGTCAGCGCCGGAGACACCCTTGTGGTGGTGGGCCAGAACAGCCTGAAGGACCGGATGGGCGTGCGCGTGGTGACCGGGGAGGACAACTGATGGCCGCCGCCCGACGCGAGCGCGCCAGTCACCGCGGAGACGGCGGTTTCTTCCGCTTCGTGGTCCAGCGCCCGGTGGCCGTGTCGATGGTCGTGATGGCCGTGCTGGTCTTCGGCCTGATCTCCTTCAACCGCCTGCCGCTGACCCTGATGCCCGACATCTCCTACCCCAGCGTGACCCTGCACAGCGAGTTCGAGGGAGCCGCACCCGAGGAAGTGGAACAGTATGTGACACGCCCTCTCGAGCAGGCGCTCTCCGTGACCGGCAACATGGTCAGCATGAGCAGTCTCAGTCGCGCCGGGCAGAGCCAGCTCAGCATCGAGTTCGCCTGGGACACCAACATGGACCTGGCGATCCAGGAAGTGCGCGAGAAGCTGGACAATGTCTGGTTGCCGGTCGAGGTGGCGCGGCCGCTGATCCTGCGCTACGATCCCTCGCTGGATCCGATGATCCGCATCGGCTTCACCTCGGAACGGATGCCGCTGGACGAATTGCGCCAGCTGGCCGAGGACGTGGTCAAGCGCGAGCTCGAAAAAGTGCGCGGAGTGGCTGCCGTGAAGGTCAAGGGCGGGCTCGAGGAAGAGATCCGCGTGGAACTGGACGAGCAGGCGATCTCGCTGCGCGGACTGAACCTTCAGACCATCAGCCGTCAGCTGGCGTCGGAGAATGTCAATCTGGCCGGAGGCAATCTCAAGGAAGGGCGCACCGAGTACATCGTGCGCGTGCTCAGCGAGTACCAGAGCGTGCAGGAGATCGCCGAGACCCGCATCCAGGCCGGACCGGACACCTGGGTACGCCTGGGCGACATCGGGCGCGTATACCGCGGCAGCCGTGATCCCGACGTGCTCACCCGCGTCGACGGCCTGCCTTCGGTGGAAATCGAGATCCAGAAGGAAGCCGACGCCAACATCGTGCAGGTGGCCAACACGGTGCGCCTGGCACTCTTCGGCCCCACGCGCGAACCGGCGGCTCCCGTGGACAGCCTGGCCGCCCGCCAGGACAGCATGGCGCTGGCCGCCAGCACGGACAAGCCCGCCGCGAAGGGTGGCCCCGGCGGTCGCCGCTTCGGCCCCGGCGGTGGCGGAGGAGATGAGCGTTCCTGGTGGCTGAGCGCCCGGCTGGGCGAGCAAGGCATCCAGACCCACCTGCTGGCCGACCAGAGCCGCTTCATCCAGGGCAGCATCAACGAATTGCGCAGCACGGCCATCATGGGCGGATTGCTGGCGGTGATCGTGCTCTTCATTTTCCTGCGCAGCGCGTACACCACCTTCATCGTGGCGCTCACGATTCCCTTCTCCGTGATCGCCGCCTTCGGGCCGGTGCAACTGGCCGGGCTGTCATTGAACATCATGTCCCTGGGCGGGCTTGCGCTGGGCATCGGCATGCTGGTGGACAACGCCATCGTGGTGCTCGAGTCGATCTTCCGTTGTCGAGAGGAAGGCGACAGCGTGGTCGAAGCGGCCATCCGTGGCACCAGCGAAGTGGGCGGGGCTGTGTTCGCATCCACCCTGACGACCGTGGCTGTGTTCCTGCCGATGGTCTTCGTTCAGGGCATCGCCGGGCAGATCTTCGGCGATCTGGCGCGCGTGGTCGTGTACTCGCTCAGTGCTTCGCTGCTGCTGGCGCTGACCTTCATTCCCATGCTGGCCGCCCTGCAGCCCTCGGCGGACGCCGAATCCGGACGCGGACGCTGGAGCGGCCCCTTCCATCGTGCCTGGTTGCTGACTCCGCTTGCGGGCTGGACTCTGCTGCGCGGATTCTGGAGTACATCAAAGGCCTTCACCCATGGGCGATTCCGCTGGCTGCGGCTGGTGGCATTTCCCGTCGTGCTGCTGCTCCTGCTGGCGCGTGCCGTGGTGCTGTTCCTGGTGGAGCTGGTCCTGCGCCTCGTGGGTGGAGCGCTCTTTCTGGTCTTCTATCTGGCAAGCCTGCTGGGGCGTGGCCTGTTGCGTCTCACCGAATGGCTGGGACGGCGCCTCGAAGGATCCGGCCGCGGCCCCTTCGCACGCCTGGCGGACTTCTATCCACGCGCGCTGGCAGCGGCCCTGCGCCACCGGATCGAACTGATCGGATCGGTGCTGGCTCTGTTCGTGGTCTGCGTGGTCTTCATTCTGCCTCGCGTGGGCACGGAACTGATGCCCACCGTGCATCAGGGCGAATTCCATGTGGACCTGAGCTGGCCGGTGGGCACACCCATCGAACGCAGCGCCGACCTGGCGGGCCGCGTGGAACATTTCCTCCATGGGCAACCCGAGGTGGCCAGTCTGGCCACGGTCACCGGTGGTGACGAGCGCGCTTCCATGGACCGCGAGACCGGGGGACACATCGCGCGCATCACCGTGCGCCTCAATGAATCACGCGATCCTGCCGCCAGCGAGCAGGCCGTGCTGGGCCGACTGCGCCCCTTCCTGGCCACCCAGCCCGAGATGGACAGCCGCATCACCTATCCCGTGCTCTTCAGTTTCAAGACTCCCATCGAGGTGCAGTTGCTGGGCTACGACCTGCACGATCTCAACACGGGCAACCGCATGGTGATGGAAGAACTGGCGCACATGGATGGCCTGGTGGACCTGAACACCAGCCTGCGTCCCGGCAACCCCGAACTGCGCATCACCTACCAGCGCGAGGCGCTCAACCGTCTGGGCCTGAATCTCAAGACCGTGGCCGAACTGGTGCGCGGCAAGATCCTGGGCGATGTGGACACCGAGTTCCGTGATCTGGACCGCCGTGTGGATGTCCGCGTGAAACTGCGCGAGGGCGATCTGGAGGGTGCCGACGCCGTGCGCTCACTGGTGATCAATCCCGGTCAGCCCGTGGCGATCCCGCTCTCGGCGGTGGCCGATGTGGAAATGGCCGAAGGCCCCAGCGAGATCCGCCGCGAAGACCAGGAACGCAGCGCCGTGATCCGGGCCAACCTGCGTGACCGGGACCTGGGCACCACCCTGGTCGAGCTCGAGTCGCGGCTGTCCCGCCTGCCCCTGCCCGATGGCACACGCGTGCAGGTGGTGGGGCAGAGCCAGGAAATGCAGCGCAGCCTGAACAGTCTGTATGGCGCGCTGCTGCTGGCGATCTTCCTGGTCTATGTGGTCATGGCCAGCCAGTTCGAGAGCCTGTTGCATCCGCTGGTGATCCTGTTCTCGGTGCCCTTCGCCTTCATCGGCGTGATCGGCGCCCTCTGGATGATGAACGTGCCCATCTCGGTGGTGGTCTTCCTGGGGGCGATCCTGCTGGTGGGCATCGTGGTCAACAACGCGATCATTCTGGTGGATACCATCAACCTGCTGCGCTCAAGAGGCATGGAGCTGGGCAGCGCCGTGATCCAGGCCGGCTCGCTGCGTTTGCGCCCGATCATGATGACCACGGGCACCACCGTCCTGGGTCTGATCCCCATGGCCCTGGGTGCCGGTGATGCCTCGGAGATGCGCGCGCCGCTGGCGATCACCGTGATCGTGGGACTGACGACCAGCACCCTGCTGACTCTGTTCGTGGTGCCATCGCTCTACAGTCTGCTGGAACACCGCGGTGCCCTGGTGGAAGTCGAGCTGCCCACACGCGCGGACTCCGTGCCCGGGGGAGTACCCCATGAAACTTGATCGCCTGCTGCCCGAACTGTCCCTGCGCCGACCGATCACCGTGCTGATGATCTTCATCGCGATGCTGGTCACGGGCATGGTGGCCCTCCAGCGTGTGCCACTGGAAATGATGCCCAGTGGGTTCAAGTCACCCTGGATGGGCTTCTGGGTGCCCTATCCCAATTCCACGCCCGAGGAGATCGAGGAACTGATCGCACGGCCCTTCGAGGAGCAGTTGCGCACGGTCGCGGGCATCGAGTACCTGGAATCCTACAGCCAGAGCCACGGTGTCTGGTTCTTCATCCAGCTGCGCAACGGAGTGAATACCGATCTGGCCTGGAACCAGTTGCGGGATCGCCTGGACCGGGCCCTGATCGAGGTGGACCTGGACATCGAGAAGGTCCGGCTGCGGCGGATGGGCATGGGGGAGAGCATCTTCTTCATGGGCGTGTCCACCGAAATGGAGCTCAGCGAAGCCCACTGGCTGGCCGATGAGCTGCTTCGCAAACCGCTTGAACAGATCGACGGAGTGGCCAAGGTGGATTTCTGGGGCGGCGACGCCCAGGAACTGCTGATCGACCTGGATTTGGAAAGCCTGGGACGGCATCGCATCGGGGCACGCGAGGTGGTGATGCGTCTCCAGCAGGAGAACTTCGCCCTGGGCAATGGCGAGATCACCGAAGGCAGCCGTCGTCTTACCGTGCGCAGCGACGCGATCTGGCGCACGGTGGAGGAGGTGGCCGACATTCCCCTGCGTCAGGACGGCCTGCGCCTGCGCGATGTGGCCCACGTGCACATCGACGCCCCCGAGAAGACCTGGACCATGCGTGTGGACGGCAACCAGGGCCTGATGCTTTCGGTGGCCAAGGAATCCACGGCCAATACCGAGCACATCTGTCGCGATGTGGACGCGCTGCTGAACAAGGCCATGAAGGACCCGCGCCTTGAAGGGCTCAAGGTCAGCAAGCTCTTCAGCCAGGGCGACTTCATCCGCGAGAGCATTGACAACCTGAAGGAGAGCGCGATCTGGGGCGGCATCTTTTCCACCCTGGTGATCTTCTTCTTCATGCGGCGCTGGCGGATGACCTTTCTGATCACGGCCGCGATTCCCTTCAGCATTTTCGTGACCGTGATGGTGATCTATTTCGCCGGCTGGAGTCTGAACATCATCACCATGATGGGGCTGATGCTCAGTGTGGGCATGGTGGTGGACAACGCGATCGTGGTGATGGAATCCATCCAGAGCCAGCGAGAACATTCCAGTGATCCGGCCACGGCGTCCATCGAGGGGGCCGCCGAGGTCAGCCTGGCGGTCACGGTGGCCACCCTGACCACCGTGGTGGTCTTTCTGCCCCTGATGCTGATCAGCAACAACGCGGGGTTCTCGTTCTACATGACCCGCATCGGCATGCCGGTGGTCAGTTCGCTGCTGGCCTCGCTGCTGGTGGCACTGCTCTTTCTGCCTCAGCTGGTCAGCCGCGCCCGCCTGTTTCACGAAATCAAGGAAAGCCGACTGATCTCGTGGAGCAACCGCAAGGTGGTGGCCCTGCTGGATCGCTGTCTGCGTCACCGCTTCGACACGGGGCTGGTGCTGCTGCTGATCTTCGCGCTCATCGCGATTCCCCAGAAGCTGGTGCCCTCGTCGGGCGAGGGCGACGGCAACGTGAACAATTTCGAACTGAACGTGCAGATGCCCGTGTCCTACAGTTTCGAGGACGCGGATGCCCTCTTCAAGCGCCTGGAAGCGCGATTCGAGGAGCAGCGCGAGCATTACAACATCAAGACCGTGACCGCGCGCCACAGCAATACCTGGGGCAACATCGAGGTCTTCCTGAACAGCGACGTGCAGCGCAGCTGGTACGGACACGCCGCTTACTCGCTGCTGGAAACCGTTGGCCTGTACAAGCGCGGGACGCTCAACCGGGAAGAAGTGATCGAGGACGTGAAGAAGAACCTGCCCACGGTGCCCGGGGTGGAAATGAACATCGGCTGGGGCAACGACGGGCAGGACGAGAATGCGATCACGCTCTCGATCAACGGGCAGGACACCAACATGCTGCGCAGCCTGGCCGAGGAAGCCCGGCGCCGGATGGAGGGACTGCCGCAGATCGTGTCCACCGAGCTGGACGTGGATCAGGGCGACCAGGAACTGCGCCTGGTGACCGACCGTCAGGCCATGGACCGCTCGGGCGTGAGCGCCTCGGCCCTGGCCGGCACCGTACGCTACGCCCTCTCGGGAGCACAATTGCCCGACCTCCGCCAGGGAGGCCGTGAACTGGATGCCGTGGTCCGGCTGGAGGAGGGCGACCGCGACCAGCTGAGCAAGCTCAAGAACCTGACCGTGGGTTCCTTGAACGGGCGCCAGGTACCCATGGGCGAATTGATGGACGTGGAGCACCGCACGGCCATGGGCACCATCCGCCGCAGCCAGGGCAAGAGCTTCATGCGGATCAAGATCGCCACCGATTCCAAGGACAACGATGCGCTCACCCAATCGATCCGCTCGATCATGGAGGGCATGAACTTCCCGCCGGGTTACGACTGGTCCTTCGGGCGCTTTGCCGACCGGCTGCAGGAGCAGCAGAACAGCCAGCAACTGGCGATGATCCTGGCGCTCTGTTTTGTGTTCCTGCTGATGGGGGTGCTCTTCGAGAGCTTCATGCTGCCGCTGACCATTCTGGCATCCATCCCCTTTGCGATCTGGGGAGCGCAATGGGCGCTGCTGATCACGGGGTCCAGCTTTGACCTGATGGCGGGCATCGGCATGGTGATTCTGGTGGGCATCGTGGTCAACAACGCCATCGTGCTGATCGATCGCGTGGTGCGCCTGCGCCATCAGGGCATCGAACGCCACCGGGCACTGCTGATGGCCACCGAGCAACGTTTCCGCCCGGTGATGATGACCGCGGCCACCACGGTCTGCGGCCTGATTCCCATGGCGGTGGGCAATGCGGCACTGATCGGGCTGCCCTATGCCCCCATGGGACGTGCGATGATGGGCGGGCTGCTGGTCTCGACTCTTTCCACCCTGGTCGTGATTCCTCTGGTGTACACCCTGATCGACGACATGGGCCTGTTCTTCAGGCGGCTGTACCTTCAGGTCCGGCTGGGTTCGGCCAAGGTCCCCCGTGAATCCATGGCCGATTCGACGGCTGCCGGTTCCTGACGACATTCCGGCTGTGGACACCCCCGGGGCTGCTGGGAATCTGGCGTTGCCAGTGCCCGGGCCATCCTGCGCGACCCGCGTGGCATCCGGCCCACGGGCCGCGCAGGCTTTGGTTTGACTGGGGCATTGCCTTATTTTGGACCCTTCAGTCAACTGGCCGCACAGAATTCCGTTCTCTTCGCCCGGCCCTATCCAGCGATCGGATATCACACCATGAGCTTGCTGCTGACCTTGCTGCTTCCGGTGGCAGGAGTGTGGGCGGCC contains:
- a CDS encoding efflux RND transporter periplasmic adaptor subunit — translated: MYKSSVRRSLAALLLPLVLLSATVSCTVDAHMDKGGKTESDSTAVDSTLARLVPVEISMVDRGPISDYIHLDGTVTTEDIVEVYSLVSGHVAQLRVEAGDRVRAGDTLMVLEDAEILLEAQRAANDLNKAEQDFARLEDLSRQKLVSSQELDEARYRLESARLGRDTAELAVTRTRVQAPISGIVAERHVGVGAWIQGSTPLFKLLDDRELIAVLNLPEKELDRIAVRQEVQVILQSSDNEVKGWIKRISPVVDPASGTVEVTVAIPDANHRLRSGMFASFAIVTGTREQAVLIPKRSIVYDRNRLIVYVIEEGKARRRLLEKGFEDEDRIEVLAGVSAGDTLVVVGQNSLKDRMGVRVVTGEDN
- a CDS encoding efflux RND transporter permease subunit is translated as MAAARRERASHRGDGGFFRFVVQRPVAVSMVVMAVLVFGLISFNRLPLTLMPDISYPSVTLHSEFEGAAPEEVEQYVTRPLEQALSVTGNMVSMSSLSRAGQSQLSIEFAWDTNMDLAIQEVREKLDNVWLPVEVARPLILRYDPSLDPMIRIGFTSERMPLDELRQLAEDVVKRELEKVRGVAAVKVKGGLEEEIRVELDEQAISLRGLNLQTISRQLASENVNLAGGNLKEGRTEYIVRVLSEYQSVQEIAETRIQAGPDTWVRLGDIGRVYRGSRDPDVLTRVDGLPSVEIEIQKEADANIVQVANTVRLALFGPTREPAAPVDSLAARQDSMALAASTDKPAAKGGPGGRRFGPGGGGGDERSWWLSARLGEQGIQTHLLADQSRFIQGSINELRSTAIMGGLLAVIVLFIFLRSAYTTFIVALTIPFSVIAAFGPVQLAGLSLNIMSLGGLALGIGMLVDNAIVVLESIFRCREEGDSVVEAAIRGTSEVGGAVFASTLTTVAVFLPMVFVQGIAGQIFGDLARVVVYSLSASLLLALTFIPMLAALQPSADAESGRGRWSGPFHRAWLLTPLAGWTLLRGFWSTSKAFTHGRFRWLRLVAFPVVLLLLLARAVVLFLVELVLRLVGGALFLVFYLASLLGRGLLRLTEWLGRRLEGSGRGPFARLADFYPRALAAALRHRIELIGSVLALFVVCVVFILPRVGTELMPTVHQGEFHVDLSWPVGTPIERSADLAGRVEHFLHGQPEVASLATVTGGDERASMDRETGGHIARITVRLNESRDPAASEQAVLGRLRPFLATQPEMDSRITYPVLFSFKTPIEVQLLGYDLHDLNTGNRMVMEELAHMDGLVDLNTSLRPGNPELRITYQREALNRLGLNLKTVAELVRGKILGDVDTEFRDLDRRVDVRVKLREGDLEGADAVRSLVINPGQPVAIPLSAVADVEMAEGPSEIRREDQERSAVIRANLRDRDLGTTLVELESRLSRLPLPDGTRVQVVGQSQEMQRSLNSLYGALLLAIFLVYVVMASQFESLLHPLVILFSVPFAFIGVIGALWMMNVPISVVVFLGAILLVGIVVNNAIILVDTINLLRSRGMELGSAVIQAGSLRLRPIMMTTGTTVLGLIPMALGAGDASEMRAPLAITVIVGLTTSTLLTLFVVPSLYSLLEHRGALVEVELPTRADSVPGGVPHET
- a CDS encoding efflux RND transporter permease subunit; the protein is MKLDRLLPELSLRRPITVLMIFIAMLVTGMVALQRVPLEMMPSGFKSPWMGFWVPYPNSTPEEIEELIARPFEEQLRTVAGIEYLESYSQSHGVWFFIQLRNGVNTDLAWNQLRDRLDRALIEVDLDIEKVRLRRMGMGESIFFMGVSTEMELSEAHWLADELLRKPLEQIDGVAKVDFWGGDAQELLIDLDLESLGRHRIGAREVVMRLQQENFALGNGEITEGSRRLTVRSDAIWRTVEEVADIPLRQDGLRLRDVAHVHIDAPEKTWTMRVDGNQGLMLSVAKESTANTEHICRDVDALLNKAMKDPRLEGLKVSKLFSQGDFIRESIDNLKESAIWGGIFSTLVIFFFMRRWRMTFLITAAIPFSIFVTVMVIYFAGWSLNIITMMGLMLSVGMVVDNAIVVMESIQSQREHSSDPATASIEGAAEVSLAVTVATLTTVVVFLPLMLISNNAGFSFYMTRIGMPVVSSLLASLLVALLFLPQLVSRARLFHEIKESRLISWSNRKVVALLDRCLRHRFDTGLVLLLIFALIAIPQKLVPSSGEGDGNVNNFELNVQMPVSYSFEDADALFKRLEARFEEQREHYNIKTVTARHSNTWGNIEVFLNSDVQRSWYGHAAYSLLETVGLYKRGTLNREEVIEDVKKNLPTVPGVEMNIGWGNDGQDENAITLSINGQDTNMLRSLAEEARRRMEGLPQIVSTELDVDQGDQELRLVTDRQAMDRSGVSASALAGTVRYALSGAQLPDLRQGGRELDAVVRLEEGDRDQLSKLKNLTVGSLNGRQVPMGELMDVEHRTAMGTIRRSQGKSFMRIKIATDSKDNDALTQSIRSIMEGMNFPPGYDWSFGRFADRLQEQQNSQQLAMILALCFVFLLMGVLFESFMLPLTILASIPFAIWGAQWALLITGSSFDLMAGIGMVILVGIVVNNAIVLIDRVVRLRHQGIERHRALLMATEQRFRPVMMTAATTVCGLIPMAVGNAALIGLPYAPMGRAMMGGLLVSTLSTLVVIPLVYTLIDDMGLFFRRLYLQVRLGSAKVPRESMADSTAAGS